A single genomic interval of Lathyrus oleraceus cultivar Zhongwan6 chromosome 7, CAAS_Psat_ZW6_1.0, whole genome shotgun sequence harbors:
- the LOC127107048 gene encoding disease resistance response protein 206-like, protein MGSKLPVLFVFVMLFALSSAIPNKRKPYKPCKNLVLYFHDILYNGKNAANATSAIVAAPEGVSLTKLAPQSHFGNIIVFDDPITLSHSLSSKQVGRAQGFYIYDTKNTYTSWLSFTFVLNSTHHQGTITFAGADPIVAKTRDISVTGGTGDFFMHRGIATITTDAFEGEAYFRLGVYIKFFECW, encoded by the coding sequence ATGGGTTCCAAACTTCCAGTACTGTTTGTTTTTGTGATGTTGTTTGCTTTAAGTTCAGCCATTCCAAACAAGAGAAAGCCATATAAACCATGCAAAAACCTAGTCCTTTATTTTCATGATATACTTTACAATGGAAAGAATGCAGCAAATGCAACATCAGCAATAGTAGCAGCTCCAGAAGGTGTTAGTTTAACTAAATTGGCACCTCAATCCCACTTTGGTAACATAATAGTTTTTGATGATCCTATCACATTAAGCCATAGCCTTTCTTCAAAACAAGTTGGAAGAGCACAAGGGTTTTATATTTATgataccaaaaacacatacactTCTTGGCTTAGTTTCACTTTTGTTCTTAATAGCACTCATCATCAAGGAACCATTACTTTTGCTGGAGCTGACCCAATTGTCGCCAAAACTAGAGATATTTCTGTCACTGGTGGTACTGGAGATTTCTTTATGCATAGAGGAATTGCTACTATTACCACTGATGCCTTTGAAGGCGAGGCTTATTTTCGACTTGGTGTTTACATCAAGTTCTTTGAGTGTTGGTAA